Proteins co-encoded in one Bradyrhizobium sp. 170 genomic window:
- the nusA gene encoding transcription termination factor NusA, translated as MAVSANKLELLQIADAVAREKSIDRGIVIAAMEDAIAKAARARYGSETDVHAEIDAKKGELRLSRHMLVVEQVENSSNQISLADAQRANPGAQVGDTIADTLPPLEYGRIAAQSAKQVIVQKVREAERDRQYQEFKDRIGDIVNGVVKRVEYGSVIVDLGRGEAIIRRDEMLPREVFRNGDRVRAYIFDVRRETRGPQIFLSRTHPQFMAKLFAQEVPEIYDGIVEIKAVARDPGSRAKIGVISRDSSVDPVGACVGMRGSRVQAVVNELQGEKIDIIPWSPDIATFVVNALAPAEVAKVVIDEDRERIEVVVPDTNNQLSLAIGRRGQNVRLASQLTGWDIDILTEQEESERRQADFENSTRVFMEALNVDEVVGQLLASEGFTSVEELALVDVKELAGIEGFDEETANELQSRAKEYLEQLETELENKRKELGVDDALKTVPGVTSKMLVKFGENDIKSVEDLAGCATDDLVGWTERKEGGEPTKYPGILDANEISRDDAERMIMQARVIAGWITEAELAKQSEATETTEDQTA; from the coding sequence ATGGCCGTCAGTGCCAACAAACTCGAACTGCTGCAGATCGCAGACGCGGTCGCCCGCGAAAAGTCGATCGACCGCGGGATCGTGATTGCTGCGATGGAAGACGCCATCGCCAAGGCGGCCCGCGCCCGTTACGGCAGCGAGACCGACGTTCACGCCGAGATCGACGCCAAGAAGGGTGAGCTGCGGCTGTCGCGCCACATGCTGGTCGTCGAGCAGGTCGAAAACTCCTCGAACCAGATTTCGCTGGCGGACGCGCAGCGCGCCAATCCGGGCGCCCAGGTCGGCGACACCATCGCCGACACCCTGCCGCCGCTGGAATATGGCCGCATCGCCGCGCAATCCGCCAAGCAGGTGATCGTGCAGAAGGTGCGCGAGGCCGAGCGCGACCGGCAATACCAGGAATTCAAGGACCGCATCGGCGATATCGTCAACGGCGTCGTCAAGCGCGTCGAGTATGGCAGCGTGATCGTCGATCTCGGCCGCGGCGAAGCCATCATCCGCCGCGACGAAATGCTGCCGCGCGAGGTGTTCCGCAACGGCGACCGCGTCCGCGCCTACATCTTCGATGTCCGCCGCGAAACCCGCGGACCGCAGATCTTCCTCTCCCGCACCCATCCGCAATTCATGGCAAAGCTGTTCGCGCAGGAAGTGCCGGAAATCTATGACGGCATCGTCGAGATCAAGGCGGTGGCCCGCGATCCCGGCTCGCGCGCGAAAATCGGCGTGATTTCAAGGGATTCTTCGGTGGATCCGGTCGGCGCCTGCGTCGGCATGCGCGGCTCGCGCGTGCAGGCGGTGGTGAACGAACTGCAGGGCGAGAAGATCGACATCATTCCGTGGTCGCCCGACATCGCGACCTTCGTCGTCAACGCGCTGGCGCCTGCCGAAGTCGCCAAGGTCGTGATCGACGAGGACCGCGAGCGGATCGAGGTCGTGGTTCCCGACACCAACAACCAGCTGTCGCTGGCGATCGGCCGCCGCGGCCAGAACGTGCGCCTCGCCTCGCAGCTCACCGGCTGGGATATCGATATCCTCACCGAGCAGGAAGAATCCGAGCGCCGCCAGGCCGATTTCGAGAACTCCACGCGGGTGTTCATGGAAGCGCTGAATGTCGACGAGGTGGTCGGCCAGTTGCTGGCGTCTGAAGGCTTTACTTCGGTCGAGGAACTCGCGCTGGTCGACGTCAAGGAACTGGCCGGGATCGAAGGCTTCGACGAGGAAACCGCCAACGAGCTGCAGAGCCGGGCCAAGGAATATCTGGAACAGCTCGAAACGGAGCTGGAAAACAAGCGTAAGGAGCTCGGCGTGGATGATGCTTTGAAGACGGTGCCCGGCGTGACCTCGAAGATGCTGGTCAAGTTCGGCGAGAACGATATCAAGTCGGTCGAGGATCTGGCGGGCTGTGCGACCGACGATCTGGTCGGCTGGACCGAGCGCAAGGAAGGCGGCGAGCCGACCAAGTACCCGGGCATTCTCGACGCCAACGAAATCTCGCGCGACGATGCCGAACGCATGATCATGCAGGCCCGCGTCATTGCCGGCTGGATCACCGAAGCGGAACTCGCCAAGCAATCCGAGGCGACCGAGACCACCGAAGACCAGACGGCGTAA
- a CDS encoding RNA-binding protein, with amino-acid sequence MLALADPDLDNGPRTDKSATMRMCAVSREVRPIDELIRFVVAPSGEVIPDLKRKLPGRGLWVQASRRTVAEAVRRHQFKRGFKRDVRVATTLPADTEALLERSCTEALAMAAKAGQVISGFAKVEGLLEQGRAGALIHASDGAADGIRKLDAIAGQRTGNIGESRGLPIVTALTSAQLDLALGRSNVIHAALLAGPASKTFLSRCQILVRYRMDDDDKTGDGGQKF; translated from the coding sequence ATGCTCGCTTTGGCTGACCCCGATCTCGACAATGGGCCGCGGACCGACAAGTCCGCGACCATGCGGATGTGCGCGGTCAGCCGCGAGGTCCGCCCGATCGACGAGCTGATCCGGTTCGTGGTCGCCCCGTCGGGCGAAGTCATCCCCGATTTGAAGCGCAAGCTGCCCGGCCGCGGCCTTTGGGTCCAGGCCTCGCGCCGGACCGTTGCGGAAGCGGTGCGGCGTCACCAATTTAAGCGAGGGTTCAAGCGCGACGTTCGGGTCGCTACGACCCTTCCCGCCGATACCGAGGCGCTGCTGGAACGAAGCTGCACCGAGGCGCTGGCCATGGCGGCCAAGGCCGGCCAGGTCATTTCCGGCTTTGCCAAGGTCGAGGGCCTGCTCGAACAGGGCAGGGCCGGCGCCCTGATTCACGCTTCCGACGGCGCGGCCGACGGAATCCGTAAATTGGACGCTATCGCCGGGCAAAGGACCGGAAATATCGGTGAATCGCGCGGTTTACCGATCGTTACCGCTTTAACCTCGGCACAATTGGATTTGGCACTGGGGCGGTCAAATGTGATACATGCTGCGCTGCTCGCGGGCCCGGCGAGCAAAACGTTCCTGTCGCGCTGCCAGATCCTGGTTCGATACCGGATGGACGACGACGACAAGACCGGGGATGGCGGCCAGAAATTCTGA
- the infB gene encoding translation initiation factor IF-2 has protein sequence MVDTKTPGDKTLSVPTKTLTLKPRVETGTVRQSFSHGRTKQVVVEKRGKRRVGGDAPATETHAPEPAVAKPAPAKAPLSRPAAAPGAPRSGSGVVLRTLTEDERSARASALADAKVREVEERRLAEEEAKRRASREGIEQAEREAAEARRKAEEERHRLEEEAKRKAEVEAKKRFGEAEAKTATATPTTAAARPATAARPAAGARPAVVPPARAPGVAADGSDEDEGPRQIRRGPGGAMRPVTPPKTTHKPAPQKERGRLTLVTALNADDVRERSIASFRRRTQRLKGHAANEPKEKLIREVTIPEAITIQELANRMSERAVDVIRMLMKQGAMHKITDVIDADTAQLIAEELGHSVKRVAASDVEEGLFDVVDDSTDTEPRSPVVTVMGHVDHGKTSLLDALRHANVVSGEAGGITQHIGAYQVTSPESGKKITFIDTPGHAAFTAMRARGAKVTDIVILVVAADDGVMPQTIEAINHAKAAKVPMIVAINKIDKPDARAERVRTELLQHEVQVESFGGEVVDVEVSAKNKTNLDKLLEMIALQAELLDLKTNSERPAEGTVIEAKLDRGRGPVATVLVQRGTLKVGDIIVAGAEMGRVRALISDQGENLDEAGPSVPVEVLGFNGPPEAGDRLAVVENEARARQVTSYRAHQKRENAAASISGMRGSLEQMMSQLKTAGRKEFPLIVKADVQGSLEAILGSLEKLGTDEVAARILHAGVGGISESDVTLAEGFNAAIIGFSVRANKEAAAAAKRNGIEIRYYNIIYDLVDDIKKAMSGLLAPTLRETMLGNAQILEVFNISKVGKVAGCRVTDGTVERGANVRLIRDNVVVHEGKLSTLKRFKDEVKEVQSGQECGMAFENYGDMRPGDVIECYRVETIQRSL, from the coding sequence ATGGTTGATACCAAAACGCCTGGCGACAAGACTCTGAGTGTCCCGACCAAGACCTTGACGCTGAAGCCGCGGGTCGAGACGGGCACCGTGCGCCAGAGCTTCAGCCATGGCCGGACCAAGCAGGTCGTGGTCGAAAAGCGTGGCAAGCGCCGCGTTGGCGGCGACGCGCCCGCCACCGAAACGCATGCGCCCGAGCCGGCCGTCGCCAAGCCGGCGCCTGCCAAGGCCCCCCTCTCCCGCCCCGCGGCAGCCCCCGGCGCACCGCGCAGCGGTTCCGGCGTGGTGCTTCGGACGCTGACGGAAGACGAGCGTTCCGCCCGCGCCAGCGCGCTGGCCGACGCCAAGGTGCGCGAAGTCGAGGAACGGCGGCTGGCCGAGGAAGAAGCCAAGCGCCGCGCCAGCCGTGAAGGCATCGAACAGGCCGAACGCGAGGCCGCCGAAGCCCGCCGCAAGGCCGAGGAAGAACGGCACCGGCTGGAAGAGGAAGCCAAGCGCAAGGCCGAAGTCGAGGCCAAGAAGCGATTTGGCGAGGCCGAGGCCAAGACCGCGACGGCAACGCCGACAACCGCTGCCGCGCGACCCGCCACGGCGGCCCGCCCGGCGGCTGGAGCCCGTCCGGCTGTCGTGCCGCCCGCGCGCGCCCCGGGCGTTGCTGCCGATGGTTCCGATGAAGACGAAGGTCCGCGCCAGATCCGCCGCGGCCCCGGCGGCGCCATGCGCCCCGTCACGCCCCCCAAGACCACCCACAAGCCGGCACCGCAAAAGGAACGCGGCCGCTTGACGCTGGTCACCGCGCTCAACGCCGACGATGTCCGTGAGCGGTCGATCGCCTCGTTCCGCCGCCGCACCCAGCGCCTGAAGGGACACGCCGCGAACGAGCCGAAGGAAAAGCTCATCCGCGAGGTGACGATCCCGGAAGCGATCACGATCCAGGAACTCGCCAACCGCATGTCGGAACGCGCGGTCGACGTCATCCGCATGCTGATGAAGCAGGGCGCGATGCACAAGATCACCGACGTGATCGACGCCGACACCGCGCAACTGATCGCCGAGGAATTGGGCCATTCCGTCAAGCGCGTCGCCGCGTCCGACGTCGAAGAGGGCCTGTTCGACGTCGTCGACGATTCCACCGATACCGAGCCGCGCTCGCCGGTCGTCACCGTGATGGGCCATGTCGACCACGGCAAGACCTCGCTGCTCGACGCGCTTCGCCACGCCAACGTGGTGTCGGGCGAAGCCGGCGGCATCACCCAGCATATCGGCGCTTATCAGGTGACCTCGCCGGAAAGCGGCAAGAAGATCACCTTCATCGATACGCCCGGCCATGCCGCGTTCACCGCGATGCGCGCGCGCGGCGCCAAGGTCACCGATATCGTGATCCTGGTGGTCGCGGCCGATGACGGCGTCATGCCGCAGACGATCGAGGCGATCAACCACGCCAAGGCGGCGAAGGTTCCGATGATCGTCGCGATCAACAAGATCGACAAGCCGGACGCCAGGGCGGAGCGCGTGCGCACCGAACTGCTGCAGCACGAGGTTCAGGTCGAATCGTTCGGCGGCGAAGTCGTCGACGTCGAGGTATCAGCCAAGAACAAGACCAATCTCGACAAGCTGCTCGAGATGATCGCGCTGCAGGCCGAACTGCTCGACCTCAAGACCAATTCGGAACGTCCGGCCGAAGGCACCGTGATCGAAGCCAAGCTCGATCGCGGCCGTGGTCCGGTGGCCACCGTGCTGGTTCAGCGCGGCACGCTCAAGGTCGGCGACATCATCGTGGCCGGCGCCGAAATGGGCCGCGTCCGCGCGCTGATTTCGGACCAGGGCGAGAACCTCGACGAGGCCGGACCTTCGGTGCCGGTCGAAGTGCTGGGCTTCAACGGCCCGCCGGAAGCCGGCGACCGTCTCGCCGTGGTCGAGAACGAAGCCCGCGCCCGCCAGGTCACGAGCTATCGCGCCCACCAGAAGCGCGAGAACGCCGCCGCCTCGATTTCCGGCATGCGCGGCTCGCTCGAGCAGATGATGTCGCAGCTCAAGACCGCGGGCCGCAAGGAATTCCCGCTGATCGTGAAAGCCGACGTGCAGGGCTCGCTCGAAGCCATTCTGGGTTCGCTGGAAAAGCTCGGCACCGACGAAGTCGCAGCCCGCATCCTGCACGCGGGCGTCGGCGGCATCTCCGAATCCGACGTCACGCTGGCGGAAGGTTTCAACGCCGCGATCATCGGCTTCTCGGTGCGCGCCAACAAGGAGGCCGCGGCCGCCGCCAAGCGCAACGGCATCGAAATCCGCTACTACAACATCATCTACGATCTCGTCGACGACATCAAAAAGGCGATGTCCGGCCTGCTCGCGCCGACGCTGCGCGAAACCATGCTGGGCAATGCGCAGATCCTGGAAGTGTTCAACATTTCCAAGGTCGGCAAGGTCGCTGGCTGCCGCGTCACCGACGGCACCGTGGAACGCGGCGCCAATGTACGCCTGATCCGCGACAACGTCGTCGTGCATGAAGGCAAGCTTTCGACGCTGAAGCGCTTCAAGGACG